The Eremothecium gossypii ATCC 10895 chromosome VII, complete sequence nucleotide sequence AGATCCGGACCGGTTCAGAATATTCAGAACAAAGCTCCGTCTCCACAAGCACCATGGAATACTATGACGCTTACCAGACGGCATCTACTGTGACAGCTGGCCGTGTTAGGAATAGTATTATTTCTTCTTCGTCTGAATATACTGATGCGCTAGACCTTCCTGAAGAAGAAATACCGGACAATCATTCTTTTGCTTCTACCATTCGTCGCGAGTCATCTCCATCAATAGAGACTTTGCGTGAACGTGCCAAGTCTTTGGGTTACATATTGGTTCGCGCAGATGCCTCGCTGGTTAGTGAGAATAGTAGCGACAAGAATGCTACTGTTCCACAAATTGTTGATCCAAAGCTTGGTGATCTTCCAGAACTCTTCCAGGACGATGGATCTGCTGGGAGTGACTCAGGAAGCTTTGTCAGTACCTGGAATGAAAAAACAGTCTCTGACAGAGCGGGGAAGCTGGGCCTGATGGTCGTTACAGCGGACCAGTTCAAAGAATATGAACAATTGAAGACTGTCAGCCCCAAGGATCAACTTGCTCAGCAGGCGAAGGAGCTAGATATGGTGCTAATTGATGCTGCTGAACTATACGAATTAAGAAGCAAAGTTTCCGATGGACTGTCTGGCGATTTGAACTCTGACTTTGTCTTGAGCAAGGAGATCATTCTTGAGAATGCTCATAGTTATGGTTTAACGGTTCTTCAAACGGAAGAGTATCTTCAATTACAGAGTAGTTTGGAGAGAGAACAGGTAACGTCCTACAACATTGCCGAGAAAGCAACTACAATTGGCTACGTTGCACTTCCAAGAACCGAGTACGATGAACTTGTAGCTTCGCAAGCTTCTACGAAAGAACAGAATTTTGAGGTATACGCGGCGGAAAATGGCAAGGTCATAGTGGATAAATCTGAGTATCACGATTTGAAGATCAAAGCTATCCCAGTGATTTCACCATTGCCTCAAATGAGCAAAGAGCAGATGGTTGAAAAGGCCAAGGAACTTGGAATGGTAGCTTTGCTCATTGACGAGTATGAGAAGTTAAAGAGCCCTATTTCCGATAACGCTTTGAATGCAACAGCGAAGGACCGTGGAAAGGTTGTTCTCCTAAAGGAAGAGTACAACCGCTTATTGGAACTCGAAGAAAAGTGTGCCTGTGATAACATGACGAAGGCCCAACTTATTGAAAGATCACAATCGCATGGTATGATCGTTTTAGAATCAACGAAATATGACAAAATGAAGGAACATATTGCCATAAGGACTTCAGGTATTACAGTCGCAGATATTCTATCGAAGTCCACTGAGTATGGTTTAGTACCTATACCAAAAGAACAATTTGAACAGATTAAAATGGAATTAGAGCATCCAAAGTTTACTAGAGAGATGATTGTTGACCACGCTGGTGACTTCGACTTAATTGCAGTGGAATTAAAGGAATACAATCGCCTCAAAAAGCAATCGCAGTTCTCCTTTGGTGACATTTTCGATAGCATTAACACTGACGAGGAAAGTGAAGCATCTGATTTTGAATATCATGATGACGAGATAAAGCAGCTTAACAAGACAGCCAAACGCTTTGGGTTATTATGTATTCCAGAAGCTGCGTTTATCGCTACTTCCGTCGCTAGCACGCCTGATGTCGATAATGTCGTCGTGCTACCAATAAGCTACTATAATAAGTTGATTGCGAATGAAGCAAAGAGCCTCGAAAAGCTGACTGACTGGGATCTTCAGTCAGAAGCTAAAAAACGTGGCTATCATATAAATTTCAGCTTCAAGAAGGAGGACGCCCCACCGCCGCCTTCAACCCTATGTCCTCCACGGATGCCGAAGTTTTCCCCAAACCGTTCGACTTTGTCACTAGACTCAAAAACTACTAGAAGGGCGTTTAATGAGGCTGCTACTGTCGCCGCACAGAGCGAATTTGAACAGCTGTCGAGAACCGGCTCGAAATTACAATCAAGTACCTCATCCCTAGCACGCAATCCTACTGCAGGAACGTCCGACACGCCTGGGAACAATGGTGGCAATATGACACCTAATCTATTCCCTAGTCGTCGTAACTCTGTGGACATGGGCATTTCGTTAGCGACAGTCGCTTCTCTAAGCGAGCCAAGCATTATCCCCGCTTTGACCCAAACTGTTATTGGTGAATACCTATACAAGTATTACCGTCGTTTAGGCCGCTTCTCACAGCATGAGAGCTCGCGCCACGAACGCTATTTCTGGGTACATCCTTACACTTTAACGCTATATTGGTCCACCTCGAATCCTGTACTAGCAAACCCTGGTTCGACTAAAACGAGGGCGGCTGCAATACTGGCTGTAGATAGTGTTGATGACCCCAACCCATTCCCAGCAGGCCTATATCATAAGAGTATCGTTGTGAAGACTGAAGCGCGCGACATCAGATTTACGTGCCCGACGAGACAGCGACACAACATTTGGTTCAATACTCTACGCTACTTACTACAAAGAAATATGAATGGCATTACGTTGGATGATGGTAATGACTCTGCTGGTCGTATTACCTGTCTACCTGGCGAGGATCCGAGGGATGCGACAAACCGTTTGTCAACAACCAGGCATGTAAGCGTGTCATCTAAACACCTAAGAAGGACAGACTCGATGTTCACTTTAAGATAAAAAAAAGACCCGAAAGACATAGCTACGAGAGCATTTTATAATTATGTAATTGTACGCCTTTGATTTTATTCCTAAACATTTATTTGAAATCCGGTACTTTGCAGAGTGTCTGCTCGCATCCTGTGGCAGAGTCATACGAAAGCTGTACTTAATTGATAGTTTTATTTCACTACTGAAATACAACCGAAATAGGTCCAGCTAGAGGAAAATTGTACTCCGCCACTTGGGCGAAGAGAATAAATATACGTGTATACACCGGAGATCCCCATCCATGAGGCCCAGCACTCTAATCGGCCAAAGCCAGAAGAATGTGATACACTAACTAACAAAGCAATTGAAACTGCAGATAACCATCACCACACTACCAAGCCATACTTTGCAAGATCTTCACATTCGCATGCAGGTTCTTCTTGTTTTTAGTAGCACCCTCCGGCGCCTTGTTGGCCTTCAACTTGAGTTCATCCGCACTTGGCTTGATAAGACCAGCTTTCAAGTACACCATGATGTCGTCGTCATCACCGTGCTTAAAGCAACAGCGCTTGCCATAGCGGCAGTAGCCTGTCTTACTCCAATTGATACATGGCTTCGTGCGGAATTTGTCCGACCGCTCCTTGAACTTTAACTCGTGGAGACCATGGGCAAATTGGCACTTGTTATCGTACTTGCAGGCCCCCGTAGTCGCAAATGATTCGCATAACTCTGTCTTGTAAAGCATCTTGTTGACCTTCTCCTGCGATGGCTgtggctgctgctgtggcGGTGGCGGGGCCGGGGACTGAACCGGGGCAAAAGTTCGCCTCCGGCTGTGCGCCTGCTCGCCCTGGGCGCTCGGCTCCTCCGAAGGATGCTGCAGGAGCGCCAGGTTTTCGGGCGTCAGCGGTAGTATCCCATTGGCAGGCCGGTAATGAGAGTTAATCGCCACCTCAAGGCTAGGTTCCGCGTTCGCAGCGCCCAGGCCACTCCACTCGCCGCCCCAAACCGGCTCACCCGCCCCCCACCCTGGCCCGTAGATGCCATCTGCCGGCTGCTGTAGTGCAAGAACTGCGGggtccagctgctgcttgCTCGTCGGAAATCGCTCCGCACCCAACGGCTCCATCTCGTTCTCTTCCGCCAGCAGTGTCTTTATGTAGTACTCCTCTATCTCCTTGATCCGTGCATCGTAGTTATCATCATCGTGGGAGAAGATCGAGGACGTGTTGGTCGTATCCGAGGCCAGCCTAGTTGCGGCCTGCACCAGCTGGCTGCCGGCGTACAAGTTCATGGAATGCTATTGTTGCTCACACAGCACCGCCGCAGAACACACACAAATAATAcacatatatatatatgcGCTTCGTAGCGTATCTCACAACCAACGGATGATTAGGGTGTGCAGCAAAGTCCTCTAATATTGAATGGGTGTGGCACGTTTGTCTTGGGGTGCGATGCGCGCTGTCGTGCCAGGCATGCACCCAGATTTACGTAATCCACCAAAAGTCGCTGACATAATCACCCACCGTTGGCCTCGGGCTCGGCCACCTGTTCCTGGTATGCGTCAGAAAGCTGCGTGACCACTGTTCCAGCCAGCTTCAGGTGACTATGGGCGTGCGTGGAAGGATAGCCAGCCATTTGACGGCTTAATTTTGGCAGTAAGGCTACGTGCAGCATGGTTCGCCAAGATTTCTCGGCGCGCGCAATTCCCGTTCGGTCAACCCGTGACGCAGATGGAACGAGCGTTCAGAGCGGTGGGGATTTGGCCGCACGAGGCAGCAGTCCCCGCGGGACAGCACCATCAGTGAGGTCGGAGAGCAGCACTATAGACCGGGTAACATAAGTGGTGGTATAGGCGAAAAATTTCGCCAGCGATAGCGCATCGTCCCCCGGACGGTCACCTGCAGCTGTAACGGTCTAGCCCTAAGCTGCGCGTGGGCTCATAGTTGGTCGAGCGGATAGGTATGGACTATCAGGAGGAGCAAAAGCAGGAGCTGGAAGTGCTTGAGTCCATCTATGCCGATGACTTGACGGTGGTGTGCGGGGAGTACCCGAAAATCCAGTTTGAAGTGGACCTAAAACTGGATCTGATCCCGCTGGcaagctcttcattcacGGCGGCTGCGATCAGCAAGGAGCAGCACTTGGTGGTGGACATTACGCTGCCGGAGCGGTATCCCGAGGAGGCTCCGCAGCTGAGCATTAGGCCGTGGGACGTGCGCGGCGGAGACGAGGCAGGTGAGGAGGATGAGGAACAGGAGTACGACGAGCACGGGAACCCTGTGGTTGCGAAACTGGAGAATATTCCGGACAGCATTTCATTTGACGGCGAGGTGGACGGCTTTGCAAGCCAGGCCATGCGGCaggtggaggaggacaTGCTGCTGGGAATACAGATGTGTTTTGCGCTGATCTCGTCAATAAAGGAGGACGCGGAGTCGTGGTTTCAGAAGGAGCTTGAGCGCCGAGAGAAGGAGCACGAGCGGCAGCTACGCGAACGCGAGCTCGAAGAGCAGAAGAAATTCCGCGGAACGAAGGTAACGCATGAGTCGTACATGAGCTGGAGGGCTAGCTTCCGGCAGGAGCTGGGGCTCGACGAGCGCGACCAGGAGCGGCGGATGCAGGCGCACCTGGGCAGGCTGTCGGGGCGCCAGATCTTTGAAGAAGGGCTGGCTGGCGAAGAGGACGTTGAGGCCGGTGAGGACGACATAGTACAAGGAATAAAACAGTTATAGCGATGCCGCCGAAAGGCCACTTGATGGCGAGACCGACGAGGCAGCATAGATTTAAACCTGTCATTAACATAGATATGTTCTCAACTACGTAAATGTAACGAATAGTTTGAGCTGATACGGAACACAGAGGTGAAACGAGTCGGCCTATATATGCGTTTTGGAGTAGGAAAAGAGAGCGGCGAAGGCGTCTTGGCCGGCCGGCTTGCCGTTGCCAGCGGAAGGAGTGGTACCACTGCCCGAGGAACTGGTCGAAGGCTTGTCACCCCAGTTGAGCAGGTCGTCCACCGGCCCTGTCCTCATGCTATTAGCACTGTTGCGAGGCTGCGACCCAGCACTCGAGGATCCGTGTGGCTGCGGTGTACCCTCGCTCTGGAAGTCTCCGAAGTCGTCGTCGTCACTGATGTCGCCTCCCGGAGCAGGTGGTTGGGGGTCGTCCAAATCCAAGAGGTCGACGATGGGTTCCTGCTGCTTTGCACTCTCCTTTCTCTGCCGCTCGCTGTGCTTAATTCTCTCCCGCAACAGCTCGCGGCGCTGTCTGCGCTGCTCATCCAATACAGAGGCGCGGCGCTGGTTCCCCTCGGCCGAGCCCGTCCTGTTGTTTTTATGTGGTTCGTAgtcctccagctcgtcATCCAAGTCATAGGTCCCCGCGGAGCTCGCGTCGCCAATGCTGACGACATTGTCGTTGTACGACGCATTCAGGCCGTAGCCCGACCCGCTGGTGTGGATCTGCATGCTTTGCTGCTTATGCTTTGCACGCACACGCTTCAAGTAGCCGGCATCCTCTGTGTACTGGAGCACCTGCTCGCACTTCTTCCGGATCCCACGCTCGTGCACCTCCATCTTCCCGTCGCTGCTGAACTCCACCTTGAACTGCATGGTGTCCCGCGCCAAGATATGCTTGTGCGTGTTGATGCAACTGAGCACCTGGTCCAACTCCTGTCCAGAGCTGCTGTTGAGTATGAGAAATTCCAAGACGACGAGGCACTTCAACACCACTCGCCATTCGTGCCCGTAGTTCACGTACTGCTTGCGCGCCTTCTCGTACAAGTTCTTCGGTCTCTTGGCCATGTGGTCCACCAACCGCTTCATCGTATACTCCGTAATCAGATACATGGGCACATGGTTCTTGTGGCGCATTACCTTCAACATTTGCTTGGGCGTCGGACCCCACGAGTCCGTGTTGGTGGCCCGCCGCACGTCCACCTGGTAAGGTTCATACTGAATGATCACATTTTGCGCAAATCGCGCCGCATTTCGGATGTCGTGTATCCCCAAGTTGCTGATTTTCTTGGATAACGAATCCATCGTTATTTCCTTCCAAGTTCCACTACCTGCTCCAACACTACTGAACACTTACGTAGTTGTTCTTTGTTTCGTAATTATATTGAGTTCGCAAAGTTCATATCATGAAAACCATACTCGTGCTTCCGTGATGCACAGATGTTTTGGGATTTTCGAAAACACAAAGCGTATCGCCGAGCGTTCGAGCAGCACCAggcagcagcagaaacAGCCAATGCACCCAGGGTGCTCTGCAGGCGTTGCTGCAACCACGGAGAAGCTGTGCGGCACCGTCGAGCAAACTCCCATGCACATGCCACGTACGGAACGGAGGCTTTGAGGCGGCAGCAGGCTCGGGGAGACGGCGCCGGAGCGGGGCGAGGATACACGCACGGGCGTAGGTCCGCTGGGGGCAGTGTAATAGTCCGGGCGCGGACCGCCGCCCGGTGGGCTGGCGAAGGTatgtgtcacgtgactgtGTGTTTGTATACGAAGTCCGGGTGACGCACCCCCGATGCATTTGTAAGCCAGTCGCAGGGACCTCTCAATCTCGAAGCCCAAGCATCTACTTCTGACAGTTGGGTCTAGTTACAGTACGCTCGCCTAAGCTGCTTTGGACGTTGGAGCTAATGGGGACTATGCGAGCAGAGCGTGGTAGCCGCCCTGACTGGGGCGGCGGGCCAATTTCGTTCTACGGGGATTTGGAGCTGACATTTATCGATGGAGTGCTGCTCCGAGGAACAGCACTTCTAATGCTGGCGGTTGGGAGTGCGCGGGTGTGGCGACTCATCGCACGGCCGCATCCCGGCGTGAAATACCGGCAGGACTGGCTGTTGATGGCCCGGCTGGGCTGTTCCGCGGTGTTTCTGGCGCTctgcgcggcggctgggGCGACGGTTCAGGGCGATGCGAGTA carries:
- a CDS encoding AGR044Cp (Syntenic homolog of Saccharomyces cerevisiae YDR151C (CTH1) and YLR136C (TIS11)), producing MNLYAGSQLVQAATRLASDTTNTSSIFSHDDDNYDARIKEIEEYYIKTLLAEENEMEPLGAERFPTSKQQLDPAVLALQQPADGIYGPGWGAGEPVWGGEWSGLGAANAEPSLEVAINSHYRPANGILPLTPENLALLQHPSEEPSAQGEQAHSRRRTFAPVQSPAPPPPQQQPQPSQEKVNKMLYKTELCESFATTGACKYDNKCQFAHGLHELKFKERSDKFRTKPCINWSKTGYCRYGKRCCFKHGDDDDIMVYLKAGLIKPSADELKLKANKAPEGATKNKKNLHANVKILQSMAW
- the ENT5 gene encoding Ent5p (Syntenic homolog of Saccharomyces cerevisiae YDR153C (ENT5)), whose protein sequence is MDSLSKKISNLGIHDIRNAARFAQNVIIQYEPYQVDVRRATNTDSWGPTPKQMLKVMRHKNHVPMYLITEYTMKRLVDHMAKRPKNLYEKARKQYVNYGHEWRVVLKCLVVLEFLILNSSSGQELDQVLSCINTHKHILARDTMQFKVEFSSDGKMEVHERGIRKKCEQVLQYTEDAGYLKRVRAKHKQQSMQIHTSGSGYGLNASYNDNVVSIGDASSAGTYDLDDELEDYEPHKNNRTGSAEGNQRRASVLDEQRRQRRELLRERIKHSERQRKESAKQQEPIVDLLDLDDPQPPAPGGDISDDDDFGDFQSEGTPQPHGSSSAGSQPRNSANSMRTGPVDDLLNWGDKPSTSSSGSGTTPSAGNGKPAGQDAFAALFSYSKTHI
- the GIR2 gene encoding Gir2p (Syntenic homolog of Saccharomyces cerevisiae YDR152W (GIR2)), with the protein product MDYQEEQKQELEVLESIYADDLTVVCGEYPKIQFEVDLKLDLIPLASSSFTAAAISKEQHLVVDITLPERYPEEAPQLSIRPWDVRGGDEAGEEDEEQEYDEHGNPVVAKLENIPDSISFDGEVDGFASQAMRQVEEDMLLGIQMCFALISSIKEDAESWFQKELERREKEHERQLRERELEEQKKFRGTKVTHESYMSWRASFRQELGLDERDQERRMQAHLGRLSGRQIFEEGLAGEEDVEAGEDDIVQGIKQL